CCCAGTAGCAGCTGGGTGGCCCCCTTGCCTACGGATGGTAGCAGCCATTGCCGTACTGACAAAGGATGCAGGCAAGCTAACCATGGGACAGCCACTAGTCATTCTGGCCCCCCATGCAGTAGAGGCACTAGTCAAACAACCCTTAAGCAGAATTTCTGTCATCATGGACAGCACGGAACGGGTGAAGCTGCGCCAGTTCTGCTCACTGCCGGTCAGCATCGCCGCCATATTCTGTGCAATACCATCAAAGGTCTGCGTGGCTGCACTTTTTACCTGCGACATACTGTCCGTGGCGCTCTCTTCCCACTCACTCCAGCCGGACTTCAGGCCTTTGCTCTTTCGCAAGTTTCTAGCTCTTTATCTTTTGTATGTTTGTCTCCAAGAACATTTAGCATAATGGCGTTCGTTGTAATGGTGGAGAAAGATGTGAAATTCTTTGGCATTGGCAAATCCAATATTGATCTCAAATGAGCTTCAAATTGAGAAGTGACGCAAGCATCAATGGTATAATGTCCAGAGTTGTGAGGCCTTGGGGCAATTTCGTTAATAAGCAATTCCCCTGTTTCTAAATAGAACATTTCCACACCAAATATACCACAACCGGGAAAAGTTGATTGCATTTTCAGGCCTAGTCGACGGGCCCGGGATCCGATTCGACCGATGCCCTTGAGAGCCTTCAACCCAGTCAGCTCCTTCCGGTGGGCGCGGGGCATGACTATCGTCGCCGCACTTATGACTGTCTTCTTTATCATGCAACTCGTAGGACAGGTGCCGGCAGC
This genomic window from Salifodinibacter halophilus contains:
- a CDS encoding ATP-grasp domain-containing protein; the protein is MQSTFPGCGIFGVEMFYLETGELLINEIAPRPHNSGHYTIDACVTSQFEAHLRSILDLPMPKNFTSFSTITTNAIMLNVLGDKHTKDKELETCERAKA
- a CDS encoding MFS transporter; translation: MTIVAALMTVFFIMQLVGQVPAA